A part of Candidatus Zixiibacteriota bacterium genomic DNA contains:
- a CDS encoding response regulator produces the protein MAQKIGVLVVDDEQIVLDSIQKHLRKEDYNLHCALSPEKGLQIMKSEDIDVVLTDLMMPEIDGLEFMKIVKNYRPNVPVIMITGYATINTALQATQLGAFDYIAKPFSRKELISVVRRAADIISGGSGGGQVLSDEEHIQQIDKDDIRSFKRIGEKCWMMLQDNGVVLMGVERRFLQAVGKVQAVYLPSKGDEVRQGSVYMQVFTPDTVSHSVLSPLSGMVTDVNQTVLDDPNKAFEDPYGDGWVIRIKPTRFDYEIKLLGL, from the coding sequence ATGGCTCAGAAAATCGGAGTTCTGGTGGTTGACGACGAACAGATCGTGCTCGACAGCATCCAGAAGCACCTCAGAAAAGAGGATTACAATCTTCACTGTGCTCTTTCTCCCGAGAAAGGGCTCCAAATCATGAAGAGCGAGGACATCGATGTGGTGCTCACCGATCTGATGATGCCGGAGATCGATGGACTCGAGTTCATGAAGATTGTGAAGAACTACAGGCCGAATGTGCCCGTGATCATGATTACCGGCTATGCCACGATCAATACCGCCCTTCAGGCAACACAGCTCGGGGCGTTCGACTATATCGCCAAACCATTTTCGAGGAAAGAGCTGATTTCGGTCGTCCGTAGAGCAGCCGATATCATCAGCGGCGGGTCAGGCGGAGGTCAGGTCTTATCAGATGAGGAGCATATACAGCAGATAGACAAAGATGATATAAGATCATTCAAACGAATTGGCGAAAAATGCTGGATGATGCTGCAGGATAATGGCGTGGTGTTGATGGGGGTCGAGAGGCGATTTCTTCAAGCAGTCGGCAAAGTCCAGGCTGTCTATCTTCCATCCAAGGGCGACGAGGTCCGCCAGGGGAGCGTCTATATGCAGGTATTCACTCCCGATACAGTTTCGCACAGCGTGCTATCGCCTCTCTCCGGCATGGTGACCGATGTCAACCAGACGGTTCTTGATGATCCAAACAAAGCATTCGAGGATCCGTATGGCGACGGCTGGGTGATCCGCATCAAACCAACCCGCTTCGACTACGAAATCAAACTGCTCGGACTGTGA
- a CDS encoding PAS domain-containing protein, with translation MKTVIIGGGKGCCAIIDLALGSFLRELVLDIECVVDIDMDTPGMICARDRGISTTTDIEKALATPGLELILELTGSDAVLENIYKLLPPGVKLIDHTFAHIFWDLVNAQEERDAQLIEMTELEKKVERERMFLQSLFDTIPDLAAVLNKEQRVVKANASFARFVDLAPQETIGKTTEELFAGTPFATQHSESTSMIDNVFETGKPHTVIWRTGLPQETYWEVTRTPVVRQDGTVDEILGTWHRITERVKLRREIESAEQRFKSFIDCANDWISIKDIDGYYIIVNPVIAKAFHREASDFIGKQAEDIFPPKLAAVIQRHDQEVIATNRHHTYDEIINIDDLDHYFQTVRFPLADYKGSTIGVCTIARDVTSEKDLQNQLFRTEKLAAVGRLAAEVAHEINNPLTGVLAYAEDMLEDLPESDNHRDDVKVIIREALRCRDIVRNLLDFARQEAPDFELLDPNVVIDQAILLVEKLPQFRNIALEKIRSKEAPHIKCDPHQIQQVILNMMLNAADAMGGKGIIILSTSYEKKSNSCVITVEDSGPGVSEDLVSKIFEPFFSTKGSNGLGLAVSRGIVQRHGGVIEVEMPESGGAVFRIVLPA, from the coding sequence ATGAAGACGGTTATCATTGGAGGAGGCAAAGGTTGTTGCGCTATTATCGATCTTGCTCTCGGATCGTTCCTCCGGGAGCTTGTGCTGGATATCGAGTGCGTCGTGGATATCGATATGGATACACCCGGCATGATCTGCGCGCGTGATCGCGGAATCTCCACAACCACCGATATCGAGAAGGCTCTGGCGACACCAGGTCTGGAGCTGATTCTCGAGCTGACCGGCAGCGATGCGGTACTTGAAAACATCTACAAGCTGCTCCCCCCCGGAGTCAAGCTGATCGATCACACCTTCGCACACATCTTCTGGGATTTGGTCAATGCGCAGGAAGAGCGGGACGCTCAGCTCATAGAGATGACCGAACTCGAAAAGAAGGTCGAAAGAGAGAGGATGTTCCTTCAGAGCCTGTTCGACACGATTCCCGATCTTGCGGCGGTCCTGAACAAAGAGCAGCGCGTGGTGAAGGCCAATGCCAGTTTTGCACGTTTCGTCGATCTGGCGCCGCAGGAGACGATCGGTAAGACTACCGAGGAGCTTTTTGCAGGAACACCGTTCGCAACTCAGCATTCGGAATCAACATCGATGATCGATAATGTTTTCGAAACGGGCAAACCACACACGGTAATCTGGAGAACCGGCTTGCCGCAGGAGACATACTGGGAGGTTACTCGCACGCCGGTCGTGCGTCAGGATGGTACGGTGGATGAGATCCTCGGCACATGGCACCGCATCACCGAAAGGGTGAAACTGCGCCGTGAGATCGAAAGTGCCGAGCAGAGATTCAAGAGTTTCATTGACTGTGCAAATGACTGGATATCCATCAAAGATATCGATGGTTATTACATTATAGTAAACCCGGTAATCGCAAAGGCATTCCATCGCGAAGCATCCGATTTTATCGGCAAACAAGCCGAAGATATTTTCCCCCCGAAGCTTGCGGCAGTGATTCAACGTCACGACCAGGAGGTCATCGCGACAAACCGGCATCACACGTACGATGAAATCATCAATATCGACGATCTGGATCACTACTTTCAGACAGTGCGATTTCCCCTCGCAGATTACAAAGGCAGCACTATCGGCGTCTGTACTATTGCTCGGGATGTGACATCCGAGAAAGATCTGCAGAATCAATTGTTCAGGACGGAGAAGCTAGCCGCGGTCGGAAGACTCGCGGCGGAGGTGGCGCACGAAATCAACAACCCCTTGACCGGAGTTCTGGCCTACGCTGAAGATATGCTCGAGGATTTGCCGGAATCTGACAATCACAGAGACGATGTTAAAGTCATCATACGCGAAGCCCTCCGATGCCGTGACATTGTCAGAAATCTTCTCGATTTCGCTCGGCAGGAAGCTCCCGACTTCGAATTGCTCGATCCTAATGTCGTGATCGACCAGGCAATATTGCTTGTCGAGAAGCTGCCGCAGTTCAGGAATATCGCACTCGAGAAGATCAGGTCGAAAGAGGCGCCGCACATCAAATGCGATCCGCACCAGATTCAGCAGGTAATTTTGAACATGATGCTGAACGCAGCGGATGCCATGGGGGGTAAGGGAATAATCATCCTCAGCACGAGCTATGAGAAAAAGAGTAACAGTTGTGTTATCACGGTCGAAGACAGCGGACCCGGAGTGTCCGAAGATTTGGTGAGCAAGATATTCGAACCATTCTTCTCCACCAAAGGCTCCAACGGATTGGGGCTGGCGGTCAGCCGTGGAATCGTACAAAGGCATGGAGGAGTCATTGAAGTCGAGATGCCGGAAAGCGGTGGAGCGGTTTTCAGAATCGTGTTGCCGGCTTAG
- a CDS encoding NAD-dependent deacylase, which yields MSSVSKKLRDLLSSDVPTAILTGAGVSAECGIPTFRGDDGLWKKFKPQELANVDAFLRNPELVWNWYQHRREIINNVEPNPGHFCLARIEQKLSDFTLITQNIDGLHRRAGSQNILELHGNIQRNKCIKCSRLYEELVDEESETVPSCECGGMIRPDVVWFGEMLPQEILQKAYKATERSALFLSIGTSALVQPAASLPLLAQHRGAYLVEINTEPTVLTDLADEHFEGKFGEIFPRIIEECGLE from the coding sequence ATGTCAAGTGTTTCGAAGAAATTGAGAGACCTGCTTTCAAGTGATGTGCCGACGGCTATACTGACAGGTGCGGGAGTCTCTGCCGAGTGCGGTATTCCGACCTTTCGGGGTGACGACGGCTTGTGGAAGAAGTTCAAGCCGCAGGAGTTAGCAAATGTAGATGCTTTTCTCAGGAATCCGGAGTTGGTCTGGAACTGGTATCAGCATCGCAGGGAGATAATCAACAATGTCGAGCCTAATCCGGGTCATTTCTGCCTCGCTCGTATCGAGCAGAAGCTCTCTGATTTTACGCTGATTACGCAGAATATTGATGGTCTTCATCGCCGGGCGGGCAGCCAGAATATTCTCGAGCTTCACGGCAACATTCAGCGAAACAAGTGTATAAAATGCAGTCGGTTATATGAAGAACTTGTTGACGAGGAGTCAGAAACTGTGCCGAGTTGCGAGTGCGGTGGAATGATACGCCCTGATGTTGTGTGGTTCGGTGAGATGCTTCCACAGGAAATCCTTCAGAAGGCATACAAGGCTACCGAGCGCTCAGCGCTCTTTCTTTCGATAGGGACATCTGCACTTGTACAGCCAGCCGCGTCGTTGCCTCTGCTTGCGCAGCACCGGGGTGCGTATCTGGTCGAAATCAATACCGAGCCGACAGTACTGACTGATTTGGCCGACGAACACTTTGAAGGCAAATTTGGCGAGATATTTCCACGAATTATCGAGGAGTGTGGCCTCGAATGA
- a CDS encoding radical SAM protein — protein sequence MDSISERLDRLKLRMSDCDLCPRRCHVDRRSGNVGICGMDSQIRIASANLHFGEEPPLSGTRGSGTIFLTGCNLKCVYCQNFPISQMRHGRTITPDELVETMLELERRGAHNINFVTPTHYIAAIAEAIVDTRDRGLAAPIVYNSSGYDAVDVLKEIDGLIDIYLPDMRYSDSDNAQCYSSAPDYRTVNRAAIKEMFRQVGPLQTDSDGVAVRGLIIRHLVLPENASGTEETLRFIAEEISTKCHISLMSQYFPAHRAETIEPLNRRITSEEYKRATKWMRKYKLENGWCQNEEI from the coding sequence ATGGACTCAATCAGCGAAAGACTTGACCGCCTAAAATTACGCATGTCAGACTGTGACCTCTGCCCGAGGCGATGTCATGTCGACAGGCGTTCCGGAAATGTCGGTATATGCGGGATGGACTCCCAGATCAGGATTGCATCGGCAAATCTTCATTTCGGCGAGGAGCCACCCCTCTCCGGAACACGCGGTTCGGGGACAATTTTCCTGACGGGCTGCAATCTCAAATGTGTCTATTGTCAGAATTTTCCCATCAGTCAGATGCGACATGGGCGCACAATTACGCCCGATGAACTGGTCGAGACGATGCTTGAGCTGGAGAGACGCGGGGCGCACAACATCAATTTCGTGACACCGACTCATTACATTGCTGCAATAGCTGAGGCGATTGTTGACACGCGCGATCGAGGATTGGCAGCGCCCATCGTATACAATTCATCCGGGTACGATGCGGTCGATGTTCTCAAGGAAATCGACGGGTTAATTGATATATATCTACCCGATATGAGGTATTCCGACTCCGACAACGCGCAATGTTACTCTTCGGCGCCAGACTACCGGACTGTCAACCGCGCGGCGATCAAAGAGATGTTCCGGCAAGTTGGCCCTCTTCAGACCGACAGCGATGGTGTAGCCGTACGCGGTCTGATCATCCGCCATCTGGTACTTCCGGAGAATGCATCAGGGACTGAAGAAACTCTCCGTTTCATCGCAGAGGAGATATCTACCAAGTGTCATATAAGCCTAATGTCACAATATTTTCCTGCCCACCGCGCCGAGACTATCGAGCCACTTAATCGACGGATAACTTCGGAGGAGTACAAGCGCGCTACAAAATGGATGCGGAAATACAAACTCGAGAATGGCTGGTGTCAGAATGAAGAAATATAG
- a CDS encoding TonB family protein produces MKKYSLLLPILMVLISGCVYYNLFFLAKKNFNEAESMRKRSGQEIVRGGASSRYQTAIEKASAVLELHPNSKYVDDALYMIGRSFYHQGEFSKAETKFRELLATYPKSEYVESSIFYLGKSRYWKEDWIGAREAFERLDSTTDDKNLRSQAMYMLGEILYAQEEYEKSILRFYSCLDEFGKASEAGQTQFKIAQAYYLMGNYSAAKDAYVSVGKYDVEDSLKFRSLYNAGDCYYQLAKPDSGLIIFTELANDEKNYSLMPDILLQTARGQELKGEYDTAIATYRKLIEEYPKTEQSAVSFYQLGLIHQDQLFDLETAKAMYDSSTASRSNTSVSKDAFSRSSDIAKLKSYREGMDADSIGETSESQYLLAELFLTQLNQPDSALHEYQWLIDSFPESKYAPRALLAVGWINEYTYGDTATALSYYHQLLQDYPSCDLVPITLRRLDIDPDSTDYDYPARRYSQGEQILLTTMDYNAANEVFQSIVDDFPESEYVPKAEWAIAWSTSRFQNIADPDSSDSGKLIVDSTFIHAYQRVAELYKDTEYGREAGRLLQGQVSSGAKAHEAEEEVGQDSTLFTEAEFDSVAYQDSVTRAIEEEMNELPLMEKPPTVTGEFVYPITAYNDLWEGSIKFKIKMDFTGKVEDWVILQGSGYEDVDIAAAETLKDTFFNPADVDPLLYGKWFLYVYNIRLPEELRRNLNR; encoded by the coding sequence ATGAAGAAATATAGCCTGTTGTTGCCGATCCTGATGGTCCTGATATCGGGGTGCGTTTATTACAATTTGTTCTTTCTTGCGAAGAAGAACTTCAATGAAGCAGAATCCATGCGGAAAAGGTCTGGTCAGGAGATAGTCAGAGGAGGCGCCAGTTCCAGGTACCAGACAGCAATTGAAAAAGCTTCGGCAGTTCTGGAGCTGCATCCAAATAGCAAGTATGTCGACGATGCGCTCTACATGATTGGAAGATCATTCTATCATCAAGGGGAGTTCTCGAAGGCGGAAACCAAGTTTCGTGAACTGCTCGCCACTTATCCCAAGTCAGAGTACGTCGAAAGCTCCATTTTCTATCTCGGTAAGTCTCGATACTGGAAAGAGGATTGGATCGGTGCAAGGGAAGCATTCGAACGTCTTGATTCGACCACTGACGATAAGAATTTGCGGTCGCAGGCAATGTACATGCTCGGAGAGATTCTCTATGCGCAGGAAGAATATGAAAAATCGATTCTGCGATTCTATAGCTGCCTTGATGAGTTCGGAAAGGCCAGCGAAGCGGGACAGACGCAGTTCAAGATCGCCCAGGCGTATTATCTGATGGGTAATTACTCTGCGGCTAAGGATGCCTATGTATCGGTCGGCAAGTACGACGTTGAAGATTCTCTAAAATTCAGATCTCTCTACAATGCGGGGGATTGTTATTACCAGCTTGCGAAGCCTGACAGCGGGCTTATTATATTCACCGAGCTAGCCAACGACGAGAAGAATTACAGCCTGATGCCGGATATTTTGCTTCAAACGGCTCGTGGCCAAGAACTTAAAGGGGAATACGATACAGCCATTGCAACCTATAGAAAGTTGATCGAAGAATATCCGAAGACTGAACAGTCAGCGGTCTCATTCTATCAGTTGGGTCTCATACATCAGGATCAGCTTTTTGATCTCGAAACAGCAAAGGCCATGTATGATTCATCGACTGCCAGCAGATCGAACACGTCGGTCAGTAAGGATGCGTTTAGTCGCTCTTCTGACATTGCCAAGCTCAAATCGTATCGCGAAGGCATGGACGCTGATTCGATCGGCGAGACCTCCGAAAGTCAGTATCTTCTTGCAGAATTATTCCTGACCCAGCTTAATCAGCCCGACTCGGCACTCCATGAGTACCAGTGGCTGATTGACAGTTTCCCGGAAAGCAAATATGCACCGAGGGCGCTTCTTGCCGTCGGTTGGATAAACGAGTACACTTACGGCGACACTGCGACTGCGTTGTCCTATTATCATCAGTTGCTGCAGGACTATCCGTCGTGCGACCTTGTGCCGATCACTCTCAGGCGTCTCGACATTGATCCAGACTCCACCGATTACGATTACCCGGCTCGTCGCTACAGTCAGGGAGAACAGATTTTACTGACGACAATGGATTATAATGCTGCAAACGAAGTGTTTCAATCGATTGTCGACGACTTTCCGGAGAGCGAATATGTGCCCAAAGCGGAGTGGGCAATTGCCTGGTCCACCTCGCGGTTTCAGAATATCGCTGACCCTGACTCATCCGATTCGGGTAAACTCATAGTCGATTCAACTTTCATTCATGCATATCAGCGAGTGGCAGAGCTGTACAAGGATACTGAATACGGTCGGGAAGCGGGAAGGCTTCTACAAGGCCAGGTCAGTTCCGGTGCGAAAGCGCATGAAGCCGAGGAGGAAGTCGGTCAGGACTCGACTCTGTTTACTGAAGCTGAGTTTGACTCGGTTGCATATCAGGATTCCGTCACAAGAGCAATCGAGGAAGAGATGAATGAGCTGCCGCTCATGGAGAAGCCTCCGACCGTAACCGGTGAGTTTGTGTATCCGATCACTGCCTACAACGATCTCTGGGAGGGATCCATCAAGTTCAAGATCAAAATGGACTTCACCGGTAAAGTGGAGGACTGGGTGATACTGCAGGGGTCAGGTTACGAAGATGTTGATATAGCGGCTGCGGAGACTCTCAAAGACACCTTCTTTAACCCAGCCGACGTCGATCCGCTGCTGTACGGCAAGTGGTTCCTGTACGTCTACAATATCAGACTTCCAGAAGAATTGAGGAGAAACCTGAATAGATGA
- a CDS encoding dihydroorotate dehydrogenase electron transfer subunit — protein MKNHHPCVLLTKNEKFGDDLFKLTFQSAEIASNLKPGNFVHIKVTPQMDPLFRRAMSVHSCNGDSFTVFFRVVGRGTKLLSEFREGDELDLLGPLGNSFMLPGSEDIPIMVAGGTGIPPLHFYATLLLRQSIGNRDGIRFLCGISSKSDLPLVRDVQALGVDVKLSSDDGSVGHHGFVTDILEAELSDIDSNRAVVYSCGPENMLRAVAAICLESNIRCQVSLEGSMPCGLGTCLGCVVRSTESDTEFKRICKEGPVFNAGEVKI, from the coding sequence ATGAAGAACCACCATCCGTGCGTCCTGCTGACAAAGAACGAGAAGTTTGGAGACGATCTTTTTAAACTCACCTTTCAATCGGCTGAGATAGCATCGAATTTGAAGCCCGGAAACTTTGTACACATCAAAGTGACTCCTCAAATGGACCCGCTTTTCCGCAGAGCGATGAGCGTGCACTCATGTAACGGTGACTCGTTCACTGTATTCTTCAGAGTTGTTGGACGGGGCACAAAGCTGCTATCTGAATTTCGCGAAGGAGACGAACTCGACCTTCTCGGCCCACTCGGAAATTCGTTTATGCTTCCCGGATCTGAAGATATCCCGATTATGGTGGCAGGTGGAACCGGAATACCTCCGCTGCATTTCTACGCAACATTGCTCCTGAGACAGAGTATTGGCAATAGAGACGGGATTCGATTCCTGTGCGGCATATCAAGCAAATCGGATCTGCCTTTGGTCAGAGACGTGCAGGCACTTGGGGTGGATGTGAAGTTGTCGAGCGATGACGGGAGCGTCGGGCACCATGGATTCGTGACTGATATTCTCGAGGCCGAGTTGAGCGATATCGACAGCAATCGCGCTGTCGTATATTCCTGCGGACCGGAGAACATGCTGCGCGCTGTCGCCGCGATCTGCCTGGAAAGCAATATTCGCTGTCAGGTATCTCTCGAGGGCAGCATGCCATGCGGGCTTGGCACATGTCTCGGTTGTGTAGTGCGGTCTACCGAAAGTGATACTGAGTTCAAGAGAATCTGCAAGGAAGGTCCGGTCTTTAATGC